In a genomic window of Salmo trutta chromosome 32, fSalTru1.1, whole genome shotgun sequence:
- the LOC115170709 gene encoding beta-galactoside-binding lectin-like, whose amino-acid sequence SLQGVVVKNMSFKLGQTLTITGIPNSEATHFVINVGNSEDDLALHMNPRFDAHGDTRAVVCNSYHGGKWCEEHRAGGFPFNQGEEFKINITFTKEQFLVALPDGLVIHFPNRQRDEKYKCIDFEGEVRIQSIEII is encoded by the exons tctctgcagggtgTTGTGGTAAAGAACATGTCCTTCAAGTTGGGCCAGACCCTGACCATCACAGGGATCCCTAACTCTGAAGCAACACA TTTTGTCATCAATGTGGGCAACAGCGAGGATGACCTCGCCTTGCACATGAACCCTCGCTTCGACGCCCACGGAGACACCCGGGCCGTGGTGTGTAACTCCTACCATGGAGGCAAGTGGTGTGAGGAGCACAGAGCGGGAGGATTCCCCTTCAACCAGGGAGAGGAGTTTaag ATAAATATCACCTTCACCAAGGAGCAGTTCCTGGTAGCTCTTCCCGACGGCTTGGTGATCCACTTCCCCAATCGCCAAAGAGACGAAAAGTATAAATGCATCGACTTCGAGGGCGAAGTCAGGATCCAGAGCATCGAGATCATTTAG